The genomic interval CGAAGTGGAACGACGTCTTCCCCGGCTGGAAGGGGCGACCGCCGGGTCTGTTCCTGCCCGAGAACGTCAGCGTCGCGGACGGCTTCCTGCAGATCCGCAGCGTGCCGCTGGATCCGCCGCGCGAGGACGGGAAGTGGACGATCGGCTGCGGCGCCATCCAGTCGGTGACCCAGGTCGCGCCCTACGGCTACCACGAGACGCGGGTGAAGGCCTCGAGCGTGTCGACCTCGACGACGTTCTGGCTGAAGCGCCGCGCCGAGGCGGGCGAGGACCCGCGGAAGTCCACGGAGCTGGACATCATGGAGGCGATCGGCAACGCGCAGCGGTTTGCCGGCTTCGCCACGCAGATGCGGTCGAACACGCACCTCAACTACCCCGACCTGCTCGGCGACGACGGCAAGCCCCTCAACCTCAAGGCGGGCGCCAACACGGTGCTGCCCGGCGGCGCCCGCGTGGACGGCGGCTTCCACACCTACGGCTGCTGGTGGGTGGACGCGACGACCATGCACTTCTTCCTCGACGGAGAGCACGTGCACACCATCGAGGTCTCCACCGAGGTCGAGCCCGAGCCCATGAACAAGCCGATGTTCCTCAACGCGGTCTGCGAGACCTACGCGTGGGAGCACCCGCCGCACCGCGAAAATCTGCTCGACGCCAGCAAGAACACCACGCGCTACGACTGGATCCGCAGCTGGACGCTGGAGAAGATCGAGGCCGACTGAGCGAACCCAGACCCGGCCGGCGGAGGCCGCGGGCGCGGATCCTCGGCGGGATGCGTCCTAGCGCACCGTGCGCAATTTTTCGATCGCCTCTGCGGGCGAGTCGTGCCCCTCGCTTCGGCGGCTGCATCGCCCTGCAGGGGCAGGGCTGCTTCGCCTCCTCACGAGGAACACGACGCGCGGACGCAGGCCGATCGGAAAATTGCGCACGATGCTCTAAATCACCCAGTCGAAGCCGCGGAGCGCCTCCTCGGGCGCGACACGCGGCGGGCTGACCTTCAGGCTGGGCGCTTCCATCGAGACGGTGTGGCCGGGGGGGACGCTGCGCGTAAGGAAGACGCTGCCGCCGACCGTGGCGTCCTTGCCGATGACGGTGTTGCCGCCGAGGATGATCGCCCCGCCGTAGACGGTGACTCCGTCCTCGAGGGTCGGGTGGCGCTTCTTCCCGGCCCAGCGGTCGTGGCCGCCCTTGGTGGACAGGGCCCCGAGGGTGACGCCCTGGTAGAGCTTGACGCCGGTGCCGATCTCGCAGGTCTGGCCGATGACGATGCCGGTGCCGTGGTCGATGAAGAGCCCCTCGCCGATGGTGGCGCCCGGGTGGATGTCGATGCCGGTCTCGCCGTGGGCGACCTCGCTCATGATCCGCGGCAGCATCGGCACCCGCAGCCGGCACAGCTCGTGGGCGTAGCGGTGCGTGAAGATCGCGTCGATTCCGGGGTAGCAGAAGACGGTTTCGTCGGTGTGGTCGGTGGCGGGATCGCCGTCGAAGGCGGCCTGCACGTCGGTGCCGATGAGGCGGCGCACCTCGGGGATGCGGGCGATGAAGGCGTCGGTCACCGCGCGGGCCTCCACGTCGCAGTCGTCGCAGTCGTCGCCGCGGCCGCCGCGACCCTCCCCGACGCGGTTGAGCGCGTACCGAAGCGCGTGCCGGACCTGCTCGAAGAGCAGCGCGTCGAGCTCGCCGAGCCGCCGCCGCGTGACCGCCTCGAGCGCGTCCTCGGCGAGCGGCTCGGTGCCGAAGAAGCCGGGGAAGGTGAGGCGGCGGAGCGCCTCGATCAGGTCGATCACGCGCGACCGGCTCGGCAGGAAGCGAGCACCGACGGCGACGGTCCGCGGGTTCTGCGCGTAGCTGGCGAGCAGGGCGGTGGCCGCGTCGTGAGGCGCATCGGTCATGGGCCGAGTATGCGCTGGGTGGTCCGCGGGGCGGGCTCCGCCCACGCGGAGGCCGGAACCCGAGCGGAGACCGGCGCAGCAACGCACACGATCCTCAGCGCCTTCGCGCGCGCCGCCGCGCGCGGGAGGGGCCGCTAAACTCCGGCCTCAGCGGCCCCGTGCGAGGCCCGGGGCACCCATGTGCTCGAACCAAGTCGATCCTCAGGGGAGCGGAGTCGGGCACAACGGTCAAGCCGTCCACGAGCGGAAGGCCCGGGAGCCCCGGCGAAGCGCCCACCTTCAACTGAGGTTCGAGCTCATTCGCCCCCGACCCCGCACGGGCCCGCTCGGACGCCCAAGCCGCCGCCGCGACGCGGCGCGGCGCGGTGTCGGTCGCCACCGGATTCCGCGGACCGCCGGCCCCCGCGGCGTTCGCGGCCGGCGATCCGCGGGACCCCGGCGGAGCGGGCTCGATCAGAAGCCGACGATCTCGAGCCCGAGAGCCCGCTCGGCCAACCAGGCCGCGGCGAGCAGCGCGACCAGCGCCGAGCCGACCCGCAGCGCCACGACGCGGTAGAAGGCCGTCGCCCGCAGGAGCCAGGCGACCGGGAAGAAGGCGGCGACGATCGCGAGCTGGCCCAGCTCGACGCCAACGTTGAAACCCAGCAGGGCGACGCCCAGGCCGGTGCCGCCGAGGCCGAGATCGCGGAGCACGCTCGCGAAGCCGAAGCCGTGCAGCAGCCCGAACGCGAAGGCGATGCCGACGCCGGTCAGCGGCAGCCTCGGGGCCAGGTTGTGCACGGCCGACACGATGATCGAGGCGGCGATGACCGACTCCACCAGCCGCGACGGCGGCTCGACCCAGCCGGTCGTCGCGAGCCAGAGCGTGACCGAGTGGGCGACGGTGAAGGAGGTCACCAGCGCGAGGATGCCGCCCGCCGCGGGCGCGAAGGCCGGCGCCGGCGTCCACCGGCCTCCGCTGCGCAGGAGCACCGCGGGCAGCATCAGCGTGATCAGGAAGAGCACGTGGTCGAGCCCGATCCAGATGTGGTACACGCCCTCGCGGACGAAGCCGAGGAAGGACGCGGCGGAGCGGCCGCCGCCCGCGGCGAGGTCCAGCCGCGTCGCGTCCGCGTCCGGCCCGAGCACGGCGGGGGCGGAGGGCCCCTCCCCGGCGTCGACGAAGACGAGGCCGCGATGGGTGGGATCCGCGTCGAAGAGCAGGCGGTAGCGGACGGCGAGGGTGGCGGGTTCCGCCTCCGCGTCGGTGCCGACCGCGAGCACGGCGTACGCCCCGTCGGAGTGGTCGGTCACGAGCAGATCGTCGAGGCGGAGCGTCAACGGCAC from Phycisphaera mikurensis NBRC 102666 carries:
- a CDS encoding family 16 glycosylhydrolase, giving the protein MNVPIRSATAAATATRALALALVLSLAGPAAAAPGAPASGPDAPAGHRWVLNEAFSDEFDGDTLDRSKWNDVFPGWKGRPPGLFLPENVSVADGFLQIRSVPLDPPREDGKWTIGCGAIQSVTQVAPYGYHETRVKASSVSTSTTFWLKRRAEAGEDPRKSTELDIMEAIGNAQRFAGFATQMRSNTHLNYPDLLGDDGKPLNLKAGANTVLPGGARVDGGFHTYGCWWVDATTMHFFLDGEHVHTIEVSTEVEPEPMNKPMFLNAVCETYAWEHPPHRENLLDASKNTTRYDWIRSWTLEKIEAD
- a CDS encoding serine O-acetyltransferase, with the protein product MTDAPHDAATALLASYAQNPRTVAVGARFLPSRSRVIDLIEALRRLTFPGFFGTEPLAEDALEAVTRRRLGELDALLFEQVRHALRYALNRVGEGRGGRGDDCDDCDVEARAVTDAFIARIPEVRRLIGTDVQAAFDGDPATDHTDETVFCYPGIDAIFTHRYAHELCRLRVPMLPRIMSEVAHGETGIDIHPGATIGEGLFIDHGTGIVIGQTCEIGTGVKLYQGVTLGALSTKGGHDRWAGKKRHPTLEDGVTVYGGAIILGGNTVIGKDATVGGSVFLTRSVPPGHTVSMEAPSLKVSPPRVAPEEALRGFDWVI
- a CDS encoding HupE/UreJ family protein, whose protein sequence is MRRLHPLPLLFAALLAALGATPAAAHKPSDSYLRVLVGPAARAGDAVAAPSDTPVRLRWDVSLKDLDFLVGLDADGDSALTWGELKAKRSEIAAATLSRLGLEADGVPLTLRLDDLLVTDHSDGAYAVLAVGTDAEAEPATLAVRYRLLFDADPTHRGLVFVDAGEGPSAPAVLGPDADATRLDLAAGGGRSAASFLGFVREGVYHIWIGLDHVLFLITLMLPAVLLRSGGRWTPAPAFAPAAGGILALVTSFTVAHSVTLWLATTGWVEPPSRLVESVIAASIIVSAVHNLAPRLPLTGVGIAFAFGLLHGFGFASVLRDLGLGGTGLGVALLGFNVGVELGQLAIVAAFFPVAWLLRATAFYRVVALRVGSALVALLAAAWLAERALGLEIVGF